One window of uncultured Erythrobacter sp. genomic DNA carries:
- a CDS encoding AMP nucleosidase, whose product MTPIPQILEQLQKHYADAVATLRADVIEFGKIGTVPPERKRQDGSYAYPQLTLHYSGIGEPKDRSRAFGRLEMPGTYTTTITRPDLFASYLTEQLELISDEYEIDVTVDRSRQEIPFPYVLDGEAGAAMQGIAPADIAQHFPSTDLSLIGDELADGIEFDDHADMPLSLFDGLRTDYSLARLAHYTGTRVEDFQDFILFTNYHRYVDEFVNWGAQQICAEGGDGYTKLTGAAGLDIGECTDNAQAQLNDTAWRKHQMPAYHLIREDKKGITLVNIGVGPSNAKTICDHLAVLRPHAWMMIGHCGGVRSSQKIGDFVLAHAYLRDDHVLDNVLPPEIPIPPIAEVQLALAEAAEAVSGVQGANIKQRMRTGTVVTTDDRNWELHYASSAKRFSQSRAIAVEMESATIAAQGYRFRVPYGTLLCVSDKPLHGEIKLPGQANKFYEEAIAAHLQIGLEAAARLRDEGDKLHSRKLRAFNEPPFR is encoded by the coding sequence ATGACCCCAATCCCTCAAATTCTCGAACAATTGCAAAAACACTACGCCGATGCGGTTGCGACACTTCGCGCCGATGTGATCGAATTCGGCAAGATCGGCACCGTGCCGCCAGAGCGTAAGCGCCAGGATGGCAGTTATGCCTATCCGCAGCTCACTTTGCATTATTCGGGGATCGGGGAGCCAAAGGATCGCTCTCGCGCCTTTGGCCGGCTGGAAATGCCGGGGACATATACGACCACCATCACCCGCCCCGATCTGTTCGCATCCTATCTCACCGAGCAGCTTGAACTGATCTCGGACGAATATGAGATCGATGTTACGGTTGATCGTTCGCGGCAGGAAATCCCCTTCCCCTATGTCCTCGACGGGGAAGCCGGCGCAGCGATGCAGGGGATTGCGCCTGCCGATATCGCGCAGCACTTCCCCTCGACCGACCTGTCGCTGATCGGAGACGAGCTGGCTGACGGGATCGAGTTTGACGACCACGCCGATATGCCGCTGTCGCTGTTTGACGGGCTGCGGACCGATTACTCGCTCGCGCGGCTGGCGCATTACACCGGCACACGGGTCGAGGACTTTCAGGACTTCATCCTGTTCACCAACTATCACCGCTATGTCGATGAATTCGTGAACTGGGGCGCGCAGCAGATCTGCGCCGAAGGCGGCGACGGCTACACCAAGCTGACCGGCGCTGCGGGGCTTGATATCGGCGAATGCACCGATAATGCGCAAGCACAGCTCAACGACACCGCATGGCGCAAGCACCAGATGCCCGCCTACCACCTCATACGCGAGGACAAGAAGGGGATCACGCTGGTCAATATCGGGGTCGGTCCTTCGAATGCGAAGACTATTTGCGATCACCTCGCGGTGCTGCGCCCGCATGCATGGATGATGATCGGGCATTGCGGCGGGGTCCGCTCTAGTCAGAAGATCGGCGATTTCGTGCTCGCTCACGCTTACCTGCGCGATGACCACGTTCTCGACAACGTGCTGCCGCCGGAAATTCCCATTCCCCCGATTGCCGAGGTCCAGCTTGCGCTTGCCGAGGCTGCGGAGGCCGTTTCGGGCGTTCAAGGAGCAAACATCAAGCAACGCATGCGCACCGGCACGGTCGTGACCACCGATGATCGCAATTGGGAACTGCACTACGCCTCAAGCGCCAAGCGTTTCTCCCAAAGCCGCGCGATTGCGGTCGAGATGGAAAGCGCAACCATCGCCGCGCAGGGATACCGTTTCCGCGTTCCTTACGGCACATTGCTCTGCGTCTCGGACAAGCCGCTCCATGGCGAGATCAAGCTGCCCGGACAGGCCAACAAGTTCTACGAAGAAGCCATCGCGGCCCACCTTCAGATCGGCCTCGAAGCCGCAGCGCGTCTGCGCGACGAAGGCGAC